The following coding sequences lie in one Crassostrea angulata isolate pt1a10 chromosome 10, ASM2561291v2, whole genome shotgun sequence genomic window:
- the LOC128166202 gene encoding uncharacterized protein LOC128166202, producing MAFSKSQIPFTAQHYLVCGTEDCEKNCQFYCNDCHQPMCEQCRDEHQKSPDTRNHEVVPYQQRKRQLPEVKCQIHVNRYLDMLCEQCQVPVCSKCVIKDHGGHTFIDLETVYAEKCAICLNEINKIEDYFLPTSQDLLKSTKTDSTEIKKIMESIRTSMRAEAESLKSMVDAMTSDNIKQVNEQEKSLLQLLKSQDKKYNDYISYLNELVKKWHGYLSSKNLQILKNEITKNLEIDPIPETTKPVPPVFTAGQYSKEDVTKLVGGVTVPDIKPEVREIKPMESLATQLKPTEKQRKQDREKFDMKPTLSLSSSVTKVREYKVPGVNDVYHISLGKSGILWVSDDKGNLVQIDLQGNQLQKIQTSGEFQGYHTVTQDGDRIFTDKENKVINRITVDNIITEFIKTGDWKPFSIYSSHINGDILVGMIKDGEAKATRYNKTGEEIQNIQRDNKGQDLYYYPHYITENINGDICTSDLTKHAVVVVNKSGQHRFSYTGQGSEFNPFGICTDLLGHIIVCNGIGHTVDILDQDGQFLSLLLTHEQQEMIGPSSLCVDDENNLHVGKNLSNKVTVYKYLQ from the coding sequence ATGGCATTTTCCAAATCCCAAATACCATTCACAGCCCAGCACTATTTGGTGTGTGGCACTGAAGACTGTGAGAAAAACTGCCAGTTTTACTGCAATGATTGTCACCAACCAATGTGTGAACAATGCAGAGATGAACATCAGAAGAGTCCAGATACCAGGAATCATGAAGTGGTCCCTTACCAACAACGCAAAAGACAACTTCCTGAAGTTAAATGCCAAATCCATGTAAACCGATATTTAGACATGCTTTGTGAGCAATGTCAAGTTCCAGTTTGTTCCAAATGTGTAATAAAAGACCATGGCGGGCACACATTTATAGATTTAGAAACAGTGTATGCAGAAAAATGTGCCATTTGTCTGaatgaaatcaataaaattgaAGATTATTTCCTCCCAACTTCACAGGATTTGCTTAAATCCACAAAAACAGATTCTACAGAAATAAAGAAGATTATGGAGAGCATACGCACATCCATGAGGGCCGAAGCAGAGTCTCTTAAAAGTATGGTGGATGCCATGACATCAGATAATATAAAACAAGTCAATGAACAAGAAAAGTCTCTCCTTCAGCTATTAAAATCCCAAGACAAAAAGTATAATGATTACATTTCTTATCTGAACGAACTTGTCAAAAAGTGGCATGGCTacctttcttctaaaaatcttCAAATCCTTAAGAACGAAATTACAAAGAATCTTGAAATAGACCCCATACCAGAGACCACCAAACCAGTCCCTCCAGTGTTTACTGCTGGTCAATACAGCAAGGAGGATGTCACCAAACTAGTGGGTGGAGTAACTGTTCCAGATATAAAACCAGAGGTCAGAGAAATAAAACCCATGGAGAGTCTCGCTACACAATTGAAACCTACAGAGAAACAGAGGAAACAAGACAGGGAGAAATTTGACATGAAACCAACACTGTCTCTGTCTTCCTCTGTCACCAAGGTCAGGGAGTACAAAGTACCAGGTGTTAACgatgtatatcatatatcactAGGTAAATCAGGCATACTCTGGGTCAGTGATGATAAAGGTAACCTTGTCCAAATAGATTTACAGGGGAATCAGCTACAGAAGATACAAACCAGTGGTGAATTTCAAGGctaccacacagtcacacaggacGGGGATCGGATCTTTACTGACAAAGAGAACAAAGTCATCAATAGGATAACAGTGGATAATATAAtcactgaattcattaaaacaggAGACTGGAAACCATTCAGCATATACTCCTCTCACATCAACGGGGACATACTGGTGGGGATGATAAAGGATGGAGAGGCTAAAGCCACCAGGTACAACAAGACAGGAGaagaaatacagaacatacagaGGGACAACAAAGGACAGGATCTGTATTACTATCCAcactacatcacagaaaacatcaacGGTGATATCTGTACATCAGACTTAACCAAACATGCTGTAGTGGTAGTAAATAAATCAGGACAACACAGGTTCTCCTACACAGGTCAGGGGTCAGAGTTTAATCCCTTTGGTATCTGTACTGATCTCCTCGGTCACATCATTGTTTGTAATGGTATCGGTCATACAGTtgacatcctggatcaggatgGTCAGTTCTTGTCTCTACTACTCACTCATGAACAACAAGAAATGATAGGTCCTAGTAGTCTGTGTGTGGATGATGAGAACAATCTCCATGTGGGAAAAAATCTTAGTAACAAAGTGACAGTGTACAAGTATCTACAGTGA
- the LOC128166203 gene encoding bone morphogenetic protein receptor type-1B-like yields the protein MAVRVWRLRDLNVIILFITLLLFLSSCEGVLKCRCSPCHPNAVNDTCIAKFQCFTGLRLVVENGEQVEIISKGCMSEEENSILQCKGHLVPHRLPRTVECCNDEDYCNDFLDPLYVEHNNTLNSVHVEQDEMINPTQLVMILSISSCLVIFLLVVSLLYIRYRKRENNKKEPFMRDQEDQSDSFMSDSTKGLIDQSSGCGSGPPTLIQRTIARNIHLVKSLGKGRFGEVWKGLWREEEVAVKIFFTTEESSWARETELYQSVLLRHDGILGYIASDIKGTGSWTQLFLITEYHENGSLYDFLQTNVLDVEDMLKMCHSAACGLGHLHSEIFGTKGKPAMAHRDIKSRNILVKADGSCCIADLGLAVRFVSESNEVDLPPTSRQGTKRYMAPELLDSSTRRDHFDAYKQADIYAFGLVLWEIARRCISNGIADDYQPPYFETIPANTDPSYEAMKKIVCVDKMRPGFPNRWSSNEYLKMMARLMRECWSHNPGARLTALRVKKTLGGIMLQLNKSVKLDEAEKITEITNIIKNSE from the exons ATGGCGGTTCGAGTTTGGCGACTTCGAGACTTGAAcgtcataattttatttattacattactTTTGTTCTTATCTAGTT GTGAAGGAGTATTGAAGTGCAGATGCTCCCCATGCCATCCTAATGCAGTCAATGACACATGCATCGCAAAGTTCCAGTGCTTCACTGGACTAAGATTAGTGGTGGAAAATGGTGAGCAAGTGGAAATCATTAGTAAGGGGTGTATGTCCGAGGAAGAAAACAGCATACTTCAG TGTAAAGGCCATTTGGTTCCTCACCGCTTGCCCCGTACGGTAGAGTGTTGTAATGATGAAGATTACTGCAACGACTTCCTGGATCCTTTATATGTGGAACATAACAACACCCTGAATTCTG tgcaTGTTGAACAGGATGAGATGATAAACCCCACACAGCTGGTTATGATCTTGTCCATTTCCTCCTGTCTCGTAATATTTCTATTGGTTGTCTCTCTACTATATATAAG GTATAGAAAgagagaaaataacaaaaaagagCCATTCATGCGGGATCAAGAGGACCAGAGTGATTCGTTCATGTCGGACTCCACAAAGGGGCTGATTGACCAGTCCTCTGGCTGTGGATCTGGACCCCCCACACTG ATTCAGAGAACAATAGCCAGAAACATTCACTTGGTGAAGAGTCTAGGGAAAGGGCGGTTCGGAGAGGTTTGGAAAGGACTCTGGAGAGAGGAGGAAGTGGCCGTTAAGATATTTTTTACGACAGAGGAGAGTAGCTGGGCAAGAGAAACAGAGCTTTACCAGTCAGTGTTGCTCAGACATGATGGGATCCTGG GGTACATTGCCTCAGACATCAAGGGGACGGGGTCCTGGACTCAGCTGTTTCTGATCACCGAGTATCACGAGAATGGCTCGCTTTACGACTTCCTCCAGACAAACGTGCTCGATGTGGAGGACATGCTCAAGATGTGTCACAGTGCAGCTTGTGGCCTCGGCCATCTACACTCAGAAATATTTGGTACAAAAG GAAAACCAGCGATGGCTCACAGGGACATCAAGTCCAGAAACATTTTGGTGAAGGCTGATGGCAGTTGTTGTATAGCTGACCTGGGCCTTGCTGTTAGATTTGTCAG CGAGTCTAATGAAGTAGACTTGCCCCCAACCTCCAGACAAGGAACCAAACGTTACATGGCTCCAGAACTGCTAGATAGCTCAACCCGCAGAGACCATTTCGATGCCTACAAACAAGCTGATATCTATGCCTTCGGGCTGGTGTTGTGGGAGATTGCAAGGAGATGCATTTCTAATG GAATTGCTGATGATTACCAACCTCCATACTTTGAGACCATTCCTGCGAATACTGATCCTAGCTACGAGGCCATGAAGAAGATCGTCTGTGTGGACAAGATGAGGCCAGGATTTCCCAACAGATGGTCGTCTAATGAG TACTTAAAAATGATGGCCCGCCTGATGAGGGAGTGTTGGAGTCACAACCCCGGGGCCAGGCTGACAGCCCTGCGAGTGAAAAAGACACTGGGGGGTATTATGTTACAGCTGAACAAAAGCGTGAAGCTGGATGAGGCGGAAAAAATCACCGAAATTACAAACATAATCAAGAATAGTGAGTGA